The following coding sequences are from one Anas acuta chromosome 15, bAnaAcu1.1, whole genome shotgun sequence window:
- the NPW gene encoding neuropeptide W: MARGRLSGGAWGALVLLGLMLPATPPAGAWYKHVASPRYHTVGRASGLLMGVRRSPYLWRRELPPEPPRRPGGPAPAAPQPPGRPDGGSPPPAPPPPPPPPHPGPGRLLQRLLRRGWGWGGPRPAPARPPPAARGAQPLPMEDVALLR; the protein is encoded by the exons ATGGCGAGGGGGCGGCTGTCGGGGGGCGCCTGGGgggccctggtgctgctggggctgatgCTGCCGGCGACCCCGCCGGCCGGTGCCTGGTACAAGCACGTCGCCAGCCCCCGGTACCACACGGTGGGGCGAGCCTCGGGGCTGCTCATGGGGGTCCGCCGCTCCCCGTACCTCTGGCGCCGGGAGCTGCCGCCCGaacccccccgccgccccggggggcccgcgcccgccgccccccagcccccgggaCGCCCCGACgggggctccccgccgcccgcccccccgccgccgccgccgccgccgcatCCCGGTCCCGGCCGCCTCCTGCAGCGCCTGCTCCGgaggggttggggctgggggggaccccggccggcccccgcccggccgccgcccgcAGCCCGCGGAGCTCAG ccTCTCCCGATGGAAGACGTGGCTCTGCTCCGCTGA